CTTATGAAAAAAGTTAGAAAAGCCGTTATCCCAGCTGCAGGTTTGGGAACACGTTTCTTGCCTGCTACTAAGGCTCTTGCCAAAGAAATGTTGCCAATCGTTGACAAGCCAACCATCCAATTTATCGTTGAAGAAGCCCTCCGTTCGGGTATTGAAGATATTTTGGTGGTCACTGGTAAGTCAAAACGTTCTATCGAAGATCACTTTGATTCAAACTTTGAATTGGAATACAACCTCAAAGAAAAAGGCAAAAATGACTTGTTGAAACTGGTTGATGAGACAACAGGCATTCGACTACACTTCATTCGTCAAAGCCATCCACGTGGACTTGGTGATGCCGTTCTTCAAGCTAAAGCATTTGTCGGGAATGAGCCTTTTGTTGTCATGCTCGGCGATGACTTGATGGACATCACAGATACAAAAGCTGTCCCATTGACCAAGCAACTCATGAACGACTATGAAAAAACACATGCTTCAACCATTGCTGTTATGCCTGTTCCTCATGAAGAAGTTTCTGCATACGGTGTTATCGCTCCACAAGGTGAAGGTGTCAACGGTCTCTATAGTGTGGAAACCTTTGTGGAAAAACCAAAACCAGAAGATGCTCCTTCTGACCTTGCTATTATCGGACGCTACTTACTCACTCCTGAAATCTTTGAGATTTTAGAAAACCAAAAACCAGGTGCCGGGAACGAGATTCAATTGACAGATGCCATTGATACTCTGAACAAAACGCAACGTGTTTTCGCTCGTGAATTCAAAGGTAACCGTTACGATGTTGGGGATAAGTTCGGTTTCATGAAAACTTCTATCGACTACGCCCTCCAACACCCTCAAGTAAAAGATGATTTGAAACAATATTTGATCAATCTTGGTAAAAAATTAGATACAAAGAAAAACTAGCAATCGCTAGTTTTTTTCTTATATCAAATAGAATATCCCTAGTAGAAAAACAATCAAGCTCATATAGCCAATGAAGCTGAAAAAAATCTGTCTTCCTGTAAAGAGATCCTTTTCCACAAGAGGTGGAAGGAAAATCACAACCAAGCATCCTCCAATAGCTCCTCCAATATGTCCTGCCATACTAATGGTTGGATTAAAAAGTCCCAAGACCAAGTTCAATCCCAAAAGGACCATATAACGTTGACCGAGAACCTGTAGATAAGGGCTACGACTAAATTTTCTCAAAAGAGCCATGGCTGCAAATAGACCAAAGAGCGAGGTCGACGCACCTGCGCCAACTACATCTGGTGTAAAGAAGAGAACAAAAAGGTTCCCCATTATCCCAGACAAGAGATAGAGGAGAAAGAAGCGCCGTGACCCAAACAGTCCTTCTAATTGATAACCCAAACCAAGCAAGGTAATGCTGTTAAAGATAAAATGTTCCCAACCAATGTGGACAAAGATAGGAGAAATCAAGCGCCACAACTGAGTCGGATCATAACGTACCACTTGGCCATACATACCACCGAATTCAAAAATCGTATAGGCTGTAGTGGTCTGCCCAAATCGAAATATTTGTATCAAAAGAAAAACAAGAGCCGTGACTGCCAACAAGGCATTGGTCACAGGATAGCGCTTATCAAAAAAGTTCTTCAAAAATCAACAACTCCTTTACTGGAATATCAAATACATCTGGTTCAAAATCATAGACTTGAAAGTCTGCCAAGGTCGATACCGTCTCTCCCTGATAATCTGCTAGGTAGCGATCATAAAAACCACCTCCATAGCCCACTCGAAAACCCGCTTGATTCCAAGCTAAACCAGGAACATGGATCAACTTAACCACAGACTTATCCACAGGTTGTGAATAAGTACCAGGTTCCCAAACTCCAAACCTAGATTTCACCAAATCATCAGGATTATATTCTACAAAATCCATACGACCTTGTGAATAGGTCTTAGGGATGAAAATCTGCTTGCCATCCTTTTGAGCCTGCTCAATCAGGTAAGAAGTGTCAAACTCATGGGGCATGGAAAGGTAGGTCCCAAGCGACTTTGAGCACTTATAGGTGTCAGATAAAAGGAGCATTTCTGTTAGTTGCTGACTCCATCTTGCTCGCTGGCTACTAGTCAGGGCTTTCAATCTCTGCAAGACCTCTTGCCGAATTTCTTTTTTATCCACAGAAACTCCTTTCTTTTCAGAAAAAGACTGGAAAACCCAGTCTAGTTTGCTTTCATTTTCAAAAAATCACTCAACTTATCCACAGCAAAGGGAAGAACTTCCTCTTTGGGGCTGAGACGAGGATTGTGAAGCGGATAAGGCGTATCCACACCCAACCAGAACATAACACCTGGAACCTTGTTGAGAAGGTAGCCGAAGTCCTCTCCCGTCATGGCAGGTGGACAGTCAATCATCTCCACACCATCAACCTGTTCAAAATAAGTCATTAGTTCATCAGCCAGCTGGGGATTGTTCTCCACAGGCAGATAGCCGCTTGGATTGAGCTCGATCTCCAAGTCCACTCCAAAGGACAAGGCAATCCCTTCTGCCACTTCCCGCACCCGTTTTTGCACCAAGAGGCTCATGTTCTGAGTCAGAGCCCGAATGGTGCCGTGCAAAAAGGCCGTTTCAGCAATGACATTGTTGGTCGTGCCTGCGTGCATAGAGCCGAAGGTCACCACAGCCCCCTCGATTGGATCGACATTGCGGCTGACCACCGACTGCACCTGGGTCACAAAGTAGCTGGCTGCCACCAAGGCGTCATTGGCGGTATGGGGAAATGCTGCGTGGCCACCCTTTCCTGTAAACCGTATCTTGACTTCACAGGTCCCAGCAAAGAGGGTCGCACGGTTGGTGGCTATTTGACCGACTTTGAGGTCTGGTCGGACATGGAGCCCATAAAATTCATCTGGCAACCAATCCCCAAAGGCACCCGCTTCATACATAAGCATGCCACCTGCTAGGTTTTCCTCCGCAGGCTGAAACAAGAAGAGAAGGTTGTTTCTCGGTTGCTGCTCTGCCATTTTCTCCAAAAGCCCCAGGGCAATGGTCATGTGGAAATCATGTCCGCAAGCGTGCATCCG
This region of Streptococcus suis genomic DNA includes:
- a CDS encoding rhomboid family intramembrane serine protease, whose amino-acid sequence is MKNFFDKRYPVTNALLAVTALVFLLIQIFRFGQTTTAYTIFEFGGMYGQVVRYDPTQLWRLISPIFVHIGWEHFIFNSITLLGLGYQLEGLFGSRRFFLLYLLSGIMGNLFVLFFTPDVVGAGASTSLFGLFAAMALLRKFSRSPYLQVLGQRYMVLLGLNLVLGLFNPTISMAGHIGGAIGGCLVVIFLPPLVEKDLFTGRQIFFSFIGYMSLIVFLLGIFYLI
- the galU gene encoding UTP--glucose-1-phosphate uridylyltransferase GalU — protein: MKKVRKAVIPAAGLGTRFLPATKALAKEMLPIVDKPTIQFIVEEALRSGIEDILVVTGKSKRSIEDHFDSNFELEYNLKEKGKNDLLKLVDETTGIRLHFIRQSHPRGLGDAVLQAKAFVGNEPFVVMLGDDLMDITDTKAVPLTKQLMNDYEKTHASTIAVMPVPHEEVSAYGVIAPQGEGVNGLYSVETFVEKPKPEDAPSDLAIIGRYLLTPEIFEILENQKPGAGNEIQLTDAIDTLNKTQRVFAREFKGNRYDVGDKFGFMKTSIDYALQHPQVKDDLKQYLINLGKKLDTKKN
- a CDS encoding N-acetyldiaminopimelate deacetylase is translated as MLDLIATRRSLHQIPELGMEEFKTHAFLMETIENLLEDCSFAQVRTWKTGILVYLTGSAPEKTIGWRADIDGLPIVEETGLDFKSLHPDRMHACGHDFHMTIALGLLEKMAEQQPRNNLLFLFQPAEENLAGGMLMYEAGAFGDWLPDEFYGLHVRPDLKVGQIATNRATLFAGTCEVKIRFTGKGGHAAFPHTANDALVAASYFVTQVQSVVSRNVDPIEGAVVTFGSMHAGTTNNVIAETAFLHGTIRALTQNMSLLVQKRVREVAEGIALSFGVDLEIELNPSGYLPVENNPQLADELMTYFEQVDGVEMIDCPPAMTGEDFGYLLNKVPGVMFWLGVDTPYPLHNPRLSPKEEVLPFAVDKLSDFLKMKAN
- a CDS encoding 5-formyltetrahydrofolate cyclo-ligase, producing MDKKEIRQEVLQRLKALTSSQRARWSQQLTEMLLLSDTYKCSKSLGTYLSMPHEFDTSYLIEQAQKDGKQIFIPKTYSQGRMDFVEYNPDDLVKSRFGVWEPGTYSQPVDKSVVKLIHVPGLAWNQAGFRVGYGGGFYDRYLADYQGETVSTLADFQVYDFEPDVFDIPVKELLIFEELF